A region of the Litchfieldia alkalitelluris genome:
ATGCCCTGCCTCACCAATCAGTATCTGATTTCAAAGATACTTTACAAACGGCATTATCTCTAGATGTAGAGCATTTTTCAGCGTACTCCTTAATTATTGAACCCAAAACAGTTTTCTATAATCGAATGAGAAATGGGACTTTGAAGCTACCAAGCCAGGAAAATGAAGCCTTAATGTATGAAGTGTTAATGGATATAATGGAAAAGCATCACTATCACCAATATGAAATTAGTAACTTTGCAAAAAAAGGATTTGAAAGTAAACATAATCTTACGTATTGGAACAATGAAGAATATTATGGAATCGGAGCAGGGGCACACAGTTATGTAAATGGGAAGCGAATTGCCAACGCTGGACCGATTAAAAAATATATGACGAAAATTGCTGAAACAGGCTTTCCTTATATCGACACAAATACAGTTCCGCTCAATGAAAAAATGGAAGAAGAATTATTTTTGGGCTTAAGAAAAACAAGTGGAGTCTCAAAAAAAGTATTTTTCCAAAAGTTTAAAAAAGAAATGATGGATGTGTTTGGGTCTCAAATCAAAGACCAAGTAGCGAAAGGCTTATTAGAAGAAACAGATGATGCTGTAAAACTTACTAAAAGAGGAAAGTTCCTAGGGAATGAAGTTTTTCAAGCGTTTATTGGTTTAATCTAAATCGTTGACATTGTTAATTGAATTTGGTAATTTATTTATAGAATTAGCACTCGCACTAAATGAGTGCTAACAGAGGTGATGTTCAATGCTTACAGATCGTCAGCTATTAGTTCTTCAAGTTATTATTGATGATTTCATTAGAAGTGCTCAACCAATAGGATCTAGAACATTGTCGAAAAGAGATGAAATAACATTTAGTTCAGCCACAATTCGAAATGAGATGGCAGATCTCGAAGATCTTGGTTTTATTGAAAAAACACACAGTTCTTCTGGAAGAGTGCCTTCTGAAAAAGGGTACCGATATTATGTGGATCATTTATTGTCTCCACAACGTCTCTCGAAGAAAGATAAGACTGAAATACGTTCTATCTTTGCAGAGCGGATTTATGAGCTTGAAAAGGTTGTTCAAAAATCAGCTCAAATTTTATCAGAGCTAACCAATTACACTGCAATCGTTTTGGGACCTGCCATGGCAGTTAATAAAGTAAAACGACTACAGATAATTCCTATCAATCATGATACAGCTGTAGCAATTATTGTTACTGATACAGGACATGTTGAGAATCGAACGATTAGCTTCCCCGGCTCAATTGATCCATCAGATATTGAGAAAATGGTTAACATTTTAAATGAGCGATTAGCTGGTGTGCCTCTAAATGAACTTAACAATAAGATATATAAAGAGGTTGCATCATTATTAAGTGCTCACATAAGAAATTATGATCAAATGCTCAATGCTTTGAATGGAACCTTTGATATTAGCCTGGCTGAGAAAATCTATTTTGGCGGTAAAACAAACATGTTAAGCCAGCCAGAATTCCATGATGTTCAAAAAATCCGCTCACTTCTTACAATGATAGAAGAAAAACAGGATTTTTATCAGTTATTAAAAAAATCGCAAACAGGTATTAACATTAAAATCGGACGTGAAAACCAATTTTCTGCTATGGAAAATTGCAGCTTAATTACAGCAACATATTCATTAGGTAATGAACAACTAGGCTCCATCGCCATCCTTGGCCCTACTAGAATGGAATATGCAAGAGTAATAAGCCTACTTGATTTAGTCACGAATGATTTATCAAAAGTACTTACAAAATTGTATCAAAACGAATAGCAGTGGCTATATTTAGTATAGAGTCATAACTAGACTGTTGGGGTCTACCTTGAACATGAAAAAGGTTTGAATAACCTGTGTGGAGTGAGCGAAGCCACGCACCACCCGCGTTATCCCGTGAGTGACTCGCAACGAATAGAACTCACACACCATTGTATTGTTCAGGGTAGTCACAAAAAACTCTATACTAAATACAAACAAGAATAATAATAGATGATAGAAACATTCATACCTTAAGGGAGGTGAAAAAATTGGCTAATGAAGAGCAAATTTTAAAAGAAGCAACTGAAACAGTTGAAGAAGTCAACCAAAACGAAGATGTGCAAGTAGATATGGAACAACAAGAAGCAACGATGGAAAAAGATGACTTGACCATTGCCAATGAAAAAATCGCAGATCTTGAGGCGAAATTAGCAGATTCAGAAAACCGTTTGTTCCGATTACAAGCGGACTTTGAAAACTATAAACGCCGTATCCGTTTAGATCAAGAAGCTGCTTCAAAATATAGAGCACAAAGCTTAGTGACAGATTTATTACCTGCGCTAGATAATTTCGAACGAGCAATGAAGGTTGAAGCAAAGGATGAAGGCACGAAATCCTTATTACAAGGAATGGACATGGTATACCGCAGCTTAGTTGATGCTCTTTCAAAAGAAGGAGTCGAAACAATCGAATCTGTAGGATCTCAATTTGACCCACATCTACACCAAGCTGTGATGCAGGTTGAAGAAGCAGATGCTGAGCCAAATGTTGTGCTTGAAGAATTCCAAAAGGGTTACAAGCTTAAAGACAGAGTAATTCGTCCAACGATGGTTAAGGTAAATCAATCTTAATCTACATATAGAAATAATCGAACTAGGGAAACTATATTTTTTTAGTGAATTAGGAGGTAATGAACAATGAGTAAAATCATTGGTATTGACTTAGGTACAACAAACTCATGTGTGGCAGTAATGGAAGGTGGAGAAGCGAAGGTTATCCCAAATCCAGAAGGAAACCGTACGACTCCATCTGTAGTAGCATTCAAAAATGGTGAGCGTCAAGTTGGGGAAGTGGCAAAAAGACAAGCAATCACAAACCCAAATACAATCATCTCAATTAAGCGTCATATGGGTACGGCTCATAAAGAAAGCATTGAAGGAAAAGATTACACTCCACAAGAGATTTCTGCAATCATTCTTCAATATTTAAAAGGATATGCTGAAGACTATCTTGGTGAAAAAGTTGAAAAAGCAGTAATCACAGTTCCTGCATACTTCAATGATGCTGAACGTCAAGCAACTAAAGATGCTGGCCGTATTGCTGGTCTAGAAGTTGAGCGTATCATCAACGAGCCAACTGCTGCAGCATTAGCATATGGTTTAGATAAAACTGACGAAGACCAAACAATCCTTGTTTATGACTTGGGTGGAGGTACATTTGACGTATCTATCCTTGAACTTGGTGATGGTGTATTTGAAGTTAAGTCAACTGCTGGAGACAACCGTCTTGGTGGAGATGACTTTGACCAAGTAATCATTGATTATTTAGTAGAACAATTTAAGAAAGATAACGGAATTGATCTTTCTAAAGATAAAATGGCATTACAACGTCTAAAAGACGCAGCTGAAAAAGCGAAAAAAGACTTATCTGGTGTAACAAGCACTCAAGTTTCTTTACCGTTTATCACAGCTGGTGAAGCAGGTCCACTTCACTTAGAAGTAACACTTACTCGTGCGAAGTTTGATGAGTTATCATCACATCTTGTTGAAAGAACAATGGGTCCAACTCGTCAAGCATTACAAGATGCTGGTCTTTCTGCAAGTGAGATTGATAAAGTAATCTTAGTTGGTGGTTCTACTCGTATCCCTGCTGTAGTAGAAGCAATCAAAAAAGTAACTGGAAAAGACCCACATAAAGGGGTAAACCCGGATGAAGTAGTTGCTCTTGGTGCTGCTATTCAAGGTGGAGTTTTAACAGGTGATGTTAAGGATGTAGTACTTCTTGACGTAACACCACTTTCACTTGGGATTGAAACGATGGGTGGAGTATTTACGAAGTTAATCGAACGTAATACAACAATCCCTACTAGTAAGTCACAAGTATTCTCAACAGCGGCTGACAGCCAAACGGCTGTAGACATTCACGTACTTCAAGGTGAGCGTCCAATGGCTGCTGATAACAAGACTTTAGGTCGTTTCCAATTATCAGACATTCCACCAGCACCACGTGGAGTTCCACAAATCGAAGTATCTTTTGATATCGATAAAAACGGAATTGTTAACGTACGTGCGAAGGATCTTGGTACTAATAAAGAGCAAGCAATTACAATTAAATCTTCATCAGGACTTTCAGATGATGAAGTACAACGCATGGTTCGTGAAGCAGAAGAAAATGCTGATGCAGACAAAGCGCGTAAGGAAGAAGTTGAACTTCGTAACGAAGCGGACCAACTAGTATTCCAAACAGAAAAAACACTAAAAGACCTTGAAGGTAAAGTAGACGAGGCAGAGGTTGCAAAAGCTAACGAAGCGAAAGATGCCCTAAAAGCGGCAATCGAAAGCAACAACCTTGAAGAAATGCGTGCGAAGAAAGACGCACTTTCTGAGATCGTACAACAATTATCTGTGAAACTATATGAAGAAGCTGCGAAGCAAGCACAAGCTGCAGGCGGAGACGCTGGCGCACAAGGTGGCAAAGCTGGTGACGATGTAGTAGACGCAGAATTTGAAGAAGTTAAGGATGACAAGTAAGCCTTAAATCATCTGAGAAAACAAATTCAAGAATGAGCTAGAAAAAACAAAAAGTCAAAGTCAGGCATGTCTTGACTTTGACTTTTGTTTTGCTTTTTGTAAATGCTTATGGGTTTATAAAAAGTTAGGACTCATAGTATTATATGAGAGGAAGGTCACTCGACTCCTGCAGGATATAGCGGGCTCGGGAGACCCCGCAGGAGCTTTACGACGAGGAGGCTCCAGGGCCGCCCTGCGGAAAGTGAGTGAACTGTAGCGAGTTGAATCTATCAAACAAAGTATTTTAAGGATAGCGTTGTTTTATTTATATAATTCATGATAAAAATAGAGCGTCTAAAGATTGTTTCATGTTGTTTGTTATTGCCTTTTGAATTCAACAAGTGATAGAATAATCTTTATGTGAAAGGAAGCGGGAGTGGGTATCAATGAGTAAACGAGATTACTATGAAGTACTCGGGCTAAGTAAAGGTGCGTCTAAAGACGAGATAAAAAAAGCGTACCGTAAACTTTCTAAACAGTATCATCCTGATATTAACAAAGCAGATGATGCTGCCGATAAATTCAAAGAAGTAAAAGAAGCATATGAAACACTAAGTGATGACAATACAAAAGCACACTATGATCAATTTGGTCACACAGATCCAAATCAAGGGTTTGGAGGGTTCGGTGGTGGACAGGATTTCGGT
Encoded here:
- the grpE gene encoding nucleotide exchange factor GrpE — translated: MANEEQILKEATETVEEVNQNEDVQVDMEQQEATMEKDDLTIANEKIADLEAKLADSENRLFRLQADFENYKRRIRLDQEAASKYRAQSLVTDLLPALDNFERAMKVEAKDEGTKSLLQGMDMVYRSLVDALSKEGVETIESVGSQFDPHLHQAVMQVEEADAEPNVVLEEFQKGYKLKDRVIRPTMVKVNQS
- the dnaK gene encoding molecular chaperone DnaK, with the translated sequence MSKIIGIDLGTTNSCVAVMEGGEAKVIPNPEGNRTTPSVVAFKNGERQVGEVAKRQAITNPNTIISIKRHMGTAHKESIEGKDYTPQEISAIILQYLKGYAEDYLGEKVEKAVITVPAYFNDAERQATKDAGRIAGLEVERIINEPTAAALAYGLDKTDEDQTILVYDLGGGTFDVSILELGDGVFEVKSTAGDNRLGGDDFDQVIIDYLVEQFKKDNGIDLSKDKMALQRLKDAAEKAKKDLSGVTSTQVSLPFITAGEAGPLHLEVTLTRAKFDELSSHLVERTMGPTRQALQDAGLSASEIDKVILVGGSTRIPAVVEAIKKVTGKDPHKGVNPDEVVALGAAIQGGVLTGDVKDVVLLDVTPLSLGIETMGGVFTKLIERNTTIPTSKSQVFSTAADSQTAVDIHVLQGERPMAADNKTLGRFQLSDIPPAPRGVPQIEVSFDIDKNGIVNVRAKDLGTNKEQAITIKSSSGLSDDEVQRMVREAEENADADKARKEEVELRNEADQLVFQTEKTLKDLEGKVDEAEVAKANEAKDALKAAIESNNLEEMRAKKDALSEIVQQLSVKLYEEAAKQAQAAGGDAGAQGGKAGDDVVDAEFEEVKDDK
- the hrcA gene encoding heat-inducible transcriptional repressor HrcA, giving the protein MLTDRQLLVLQVIIDDFIRSAQPIGSRTLSKRDEITFSSATIRNEMADLEDLGFIEKTHSSSGRVPSEKGYRYYVDHLLSPQRLSKKDKTEIRSIFAERIYELEKVVQKSAQILSELTNYTAIVLGPAMAVNKVKRLQIIPINHDTAVAIIVTDTGHVENRTISFPGSIDPSDIEKMVNILNERLAGVPLNELNNKIYKEVASLLSAHIRNYDQMLNALNGTFDISLAEKIYFGGKTNMLSQPEFHDVQKIRSLLTMIEEKQDFYQLLKKSQTGINIKIGRENQFSAMENCSLITATYSLGNEQLGSIAILGPTRMEYARVISLLDLVTNDLSKVLTKLYQNE
- the hemW gene encoding radical SAM family heme chaperone HemW; its protein translation is MVQAAYLHIPFCSQICHYCDFNKVFLQNQPVEEYLRSMDAEMKNTVESVPFTRLNTIFVGGGTPTVLTEKQLEQFLTSIHQHLSPIDEKLEFTFEANPGDLTIEKLKILKDAGVNRLSFGVQTFNDKLLADIGRSHRQKDVFKSVELARSVGFTNISLDLIYALPHQSVSDFKDTLQTALSLDVEHFSAYSLIIEPKTVFYNRMRNGTLKLPSQENEALMYEVLMDIMEKHHYHQYEISNFAKKGFESKHNLTYWNNEEYYGIGAGAHSYVNGKRIANAGPIKKYMTKIAETGFPYIDTNTVPLNEKMEEELFLGLRKTSGVSKKVFFQKFKKEMMDVFGSQIKDQVAKGLLEETDDAVKLTKRGKFLGNEVFQAFIGLI